One window of the Oncorhynchus gorbuscha isolate QuinsamMale2020 ecotype Even-year linkage group LG17, OgorEven_v1.0, whole genome shotgun sequence genome contains the following:
- the LOC124001870 gene encoding transmembrane protein 184C-like, with protein MPCTCGNWRRWIRPLVVLLYFLVVLVVLLPLCIWELQKSEVGTHNKAWFIAGIFVFMTIPISLWGILQHLVNYTQPELQKPIIRILWMVPIYSLDSWIALKYPSIAIYVDTCRECYEAYVIYNFMIFLLNYLGNQYPSLVLMLEVQEQQKHLPPLCCCPAWPMGEVLLLRCKLGVLQYTVVRPVTTVIALICQLCGVYDEGNFSSTNAWTYLVIFNNMSQLFAMYCLVLFYKALREELAPIRPVGKFLCVKMVVFVSFWQAAFIALLVKVGVISERHTWDWDSVEAVATGLQDFIICVEMFLAAIAHHFSFTYKPYIQEAEEGSCFDSFLAMWDISDVRADISEQVRNVGRTVMGRTRKTYFGEAEDDGERSGLLSPGSLDTIGPTETLSNPASPKGRYQGLGKTQTPHSLSTPAGLSNAQWIGEEREDDGRQAPEPRNTNNEPTDSVTDDLVVIT; from the exons ATGCCTTGTACTTGTGGCAACTGGAGGAGATGGATTCGGCCTCTGGTCGTTCTTCTATACTTTCTGGTTGTGCTTGTCGTCCTACTACCCCTGTGCATCTGGGAACTACAGAAATCAGAG GTTGGTACCCATAACAAAGCATGGTTCATAGCTGGGATATTCGTGTTCATGACCATACCCATATCACTATGGGGGATCCTGCAGCATCTTGTAAACTATACTCAACCAGAGCTACAGAAGCCAATTATCAG AATATTATGGATGGTCCCCATTTACAGTTTGGACAGT TGGATTGCGTTGAAGTACCCCAGCATTGCCATCTACGTGGACACGTGCAGGGAGTGCTACGAGGCATACGTCATCTACAACTTCATGATCTTCCTGCTCAACTACCTGGGAAACCAG TACCCAAGCCTGGTATTGATGCTGGAGGTGCAGGAGCAGCAGAAACACCTTCCTCCCCTCTGCTGCTGCCCGGCATGGCCCATGGGAGA GGTACTGCTATTGAGATGCAAGCTGGGAGTGTTGCAATACACGGTTGTCAGACCAGTCACAACAGTTATTGCCTT GATATGTCAGCTCTGTGGTGTGTATGATGAAGGTAACTTCAGCTCAACCAATGCATGGACGTACCTGGTGATATTCAACAATATGTCGCAGCTG ttTGCCATGTACTGTTTGGTCCTGTTCTACAAGGCCCTAAGAGAGGAACTGGCCCCCATCAGACCAGTGGGGAAGTTCCTGTGTGTCAAAATGGTGGTCTTCGTCTCCTTCTG GCAAGCTGCGTTCATTGCTCTCCTGGTCAAGGTTGGAGTGATCTCAGAGAGACACACGTGGGACTGGGACAGTGTGGAGGCTGTAGCTACAGGCCTACAG GACTTCATCATCTGTGTGGAGATGTTCCTGGCGGCCATCGCCCACCACTTCAGCTTCACCTATAAGCCCTACATCCAGGAGGCTGAGGAGGGATCCTGCTTCGACTCCTTCCTGGCCATGTGGGACATCTCTGACGTCAGGGCTGACATCTCTGAGCAAGTCCGCAACGTGG GGAGAACGGTTATGGGCCGAACTAGGAAGACATATTTTGGTGAGGCGGAGGACGACGGTGAGCGCTCAGGCTTGCTTTCTCCAGGCTCCCTGGACACCATCGGTCCCACGGAGACCTTGTCCAACCCGGCGTCCCCCAAGGGTCGGTACCAGGGCCTGGGCAAAACCCAAACGCCCCACTCCCTGTCAACCCCCGCCGGGCTCAGCAATGCTCAGtggattggagaggagagagaagacgaTGGTAGACAAGCTCCAGAGCCCAGAAACACCAACAACGAGCCAACAGACTCGGTTACAGACGACCTTGTCGTTATCACCTAG
- the LOC124001868 gene encoding endothelin receptor type B-like, producing MGNPYTICPSPETKRGMCSIMVAPIVHVLVLMAVMAALPGPGMCQINSTTDNVEKDSLPPDQDLVLHNTHITPQPLGFHSTSSPFLEHGSPISTRGHQGPQWPRVGAGSGATNITRIRAPPPCTIATSIQGHFKYINTVISIMVFVVGIVGNATLLRIIYQNKCMRNGPNALIASLALGDLIYITIDIPINVYKLLATRFPFDDSSFGLCLCKLVPFLQKASVGITVLNLCALSVDRYRAVASWSRVQGVGIPLRTAMEIVSIWVLSMVLAVPEAIGFDMVEFNYRNETIRTCMLYPKTDFMMYYKNIKDWWLFGFYFCVPLMCTAVFYTLMTCEMLNHRNGSLRIVLSEHLKQRREVAKAVFCLVLIFALCWFPLHLSRILKKMVYNPRDIGRCDLLNFLLVLDYLSINLATVNSCINPIILYFVSKKFKNCFKSCLCCWCHSDATVTSTGQNGNGTSIQCKSPEPVNLHTDRSLRKDSD from the exons CCCAATCGTACATGTGTTGGTGCTAATGGCCGTCATGGCCGCCCTGCCTGGCCCTGGAATGTGTCAGATAAACAGCACCACAGACAATGTGGAGAAGGACTCACTACCCCCAGACCAGGACCTGGTCCTCCACAACACTCACATCACCCCCCAACCCCTGGGCTTCCACAGCACCAGCAGCCCCTTCCTGGAGCATGGGAGCCCCATCTCCACCAGGGGCCACCAGGGGCCCCAATGGCCCAGGGTCGGAGCTGGGTCTGGGGCCACAAACATCACCAGGATAAGGGCCCCTCCACCATGCACCATCGCCACTTCCATTCAAGGCCATTTCAAATACATCAACACAGTGATTTCTATCATGGTGTTTGTGGTGGGCATAGTGGGCAATGCCACCCTATTGAGAATTATCTACCAGAATAAGTGCATGAGGAACGGGCCCAATGCCCTCATCGCCAGCCTGGCGCTGGGagacctcatctacatcaccataGATATACCCATCAACGTCTACAAG ctcCTTGCCACCAGGTTCCCCTTCGATGACAGTTCCTTTGGGCTGTGTCTGTGTAAGCTGGTACCATTCCTTCAGAAGGCCTCTGTGGGCATCACCGTCCTCAACCTCTGTGCCCTAAGCGTCGACAG GTACCGTGCAGTGGCGTCATGGAGCAGGGTCCAGGGAGTAGGCATTCCTCTTCGGACGGCCATGGAGATCGTGTCCATCTGGGTGCTGTCCATGGTCCTGGCTGTCCCAGAGGCCATCGGCTTCGACATGGTTGAATTCAACTACAGGAACGAGACCATACGGACATGCATGCTCTACCCCAAGACTGACTTCATGATG TACTATAAGAACATCAAGGACTGGTGGTTGTTTGGGTTCTACTTCTGCGTTCCTCTGATGTGTACGGCCGTGTTCTACACTCTGATGACCTGTGAGATGCTCAACCACAGGAACGGCAGCCTCCGCATCGTCCTCAGTGAACACCtcaaacag AGACGGGAAGTGGCCAAAGCAGTGTTCTGCCTGGTCCTGATCTTCGCTCTGTGCTGGTTCCCCCTTCACCTCAGCAGGATCCTCAAGAAGATGGTCTACAACCCGAGAGACATTGGACGCTGTGACCTGCTCAA CTTCCTGTTGGTCTTGGATTACCTGAGTATCAACCTAGCCACAGTAAACTCCTGTATAAATCCCATCATCCTCTACTTTGTCAGCAAGAAGTTCAAAAACTGCTTCAAG TCCTGCCTGTGTTGCTGGTGCCACTCGGATGCCACAGTGACCAGCACGGGACAAAACGGGAACGGGACCAGTATCCAGTGCAAGAGCCCAGAGCCCGTCAACCTTCACACGGACCGCAGCCTACGCAAGGACAGTGACTGA